A genome region from Cryomorphaceae bacterium 1068 includes the following:
- a CDS encoding prephenate dehydratase gives MRDKIIIQGELGCFHEEAALKYFGQNGHAFVPAESFPILAAQLDKHPSDHIAIMAIENSIAGSLLQNYRILREHGFRIVGEVYLRIRHNLMALPGQNMEQIKEVVSHPMALNQCLVYLRDKPMKMVESEDTALSAKRIAENRTTGIAAIAGRRAAELYGLEILAEGIETSKVNYTRFFIVQAKGKPVPPVQVNKASIYLTVVDGRGKLLKVLEAISRHDINLSKLQSYPVLGELNRYYFHLDLEFDNLGEFEACMDDLKECTESLEVLGTYKKAEIDD, from the coding sequence ATGCGAGATAAAATCATCATACAAGGAGAGTTGGGTTGCTTCCACGAGGAGGCGGCGCTGAAGTACTTTGGCCAAAACGGACATGCGTTCGTTCCCGCCGAGTCTTTCCCGATTCTTGCCGCTCAGTTGGACAAGCACCCGAGCGACCACATCGCCATTATGGCCATCGAAAACTCCATTGCGGGCAGTCTGTTGCAGAATTACCGCATCTTGCGCGAGCACGGTTTCAGGATAGTGGGAGAGGTGTACCTGCGCATCAGGCACAACCTTATGGCTTTGCCCGGGCAAAACATGGAGCAGATCAAGGAAGTGGTTTCCCACCCCATGGCTTTGAACCAATGCCTGGTGTACCTCCGCGACAAGCCCATGAAGATGGTCGAATCGGAGGATACGGCTTTGAGCGCCAAACGCATCGCCGAGAACCGGACTACGGGCATTGCCGCCATTGCCGGAAGGCGAGCTGCAGAACTCTACGGTCTGGAAATACTGGCCGAGGGTATCGAGACGTCGAAAGTCAATTATACCCGCTTCTTTATCGTGCAAGCCAAGGGGAAACCCGTGCCGCCCGTGCAGGTCAATAAAGCCTCGATCTACCTCACGGTGGTGGACGGCCGCGGGAAACTGCTCAAGGTGCTGGAGGCCATAAGCCGCCACGACATCAACCTGAGCAAGCTGCAGTCGTACCCCGTATTGGGAGAGCTGAACCGCTACTACTTCCACCTCGATTTGGAATTTGACAACTTGGGCGAATTTGAAGCCTGCATGGACGATTTGAAGGAATGCACCGAGTCGCTGGAAGTTTTGGGAACTTATAAAAAAGCCGAGATCGATGATTGA